A stretch of DNA from Tistrella bauzanensis:
CAGGCGCCGGCCGCAGGCTCAAGGGCGGATCTCACTGCGATCGCGACACATTCCGAAGACCCATTCTGCAACAGGCTCTCAGGCCCCGCGCCGCCAGATGCTCGCCCAGTTCCAGCATTTCCGACACCCGGAACCATTCATCGGTGAAGCTGAACGTGCGGCGTCCGGTCTCGCCATGCCATACCGCCAGATCCTCGGCGACCTGAGCCATCGGACGCAGGCGCTTGCGGAACTTCACTTTTACCTGCCCGTCGGTCTGGCGTTCATGAACGACGGTGTCATAGCCTTCATTGATATCGCAGAAACTACAGATGCCGGAATAATAGCAGCCACGATAGATGTTCAGCGCCGTCACCGGCTCGGGCGTCCACGGCCGATAGGCCTCAGGGTCGGGGCGTGGCAACTGGTCGAGTTGAACCGGCACCGAAGGTGGCCCCGATACCGGCCGCGCGCCATCGAAGCGGATCACCTGCGGCACCGGCCGGTTCGCGACCCGGCCATGGACCAGTTCCTCAAGCAGGGCCGCCAGCGGCTGTTCGCCTTCGTGGTGAATGAAGCTGTCGACGACAGTATAGAAGGCGGCCGTCAGGGGGTCGTCCGCTTCCAGCGTCGTCTTCAGCCGCGCGATCAGATTACCGCCGATGGTGATGTGGGTATCGGGCAGCGCCTCGCGCAGCATCGATGCCAGAACCATCGACGGGATCAACTGATGGTGATCGTTGACCGACAACCCCACCAGGCGCGGCTTCAGGGTCGCGATCGCCGGCACCTCGACGTCGCGGTAATAGTCGTGAAACAGATGGTTCTCGCGATCGGCAACCGCCGCCATCACCGCCTCACGGCGCCGGGCATCATAAGCCGATATGTATTTCAAGGTGTTGCGGAAGATCAGAAACGTGTCGGGCACGGCGGCGTCGATGATCGTAGACGCCTCCTCGATCATGCGCTTCGCTGCCAGATAGGGCTCAAGGGCATGGTGCGCCGCCTCGTCCCGCATCGTGGCCAGGGCCGGGCCGATACCGGTCAGCATATGCCCGGGCGCGCCAGCCACCGCCAGTGCCTCGGGGCGCAAGACGTGCTCGATGGCCGGAATGTTGGCGTCACGCTGCACCACCGCCCATCCCTTCGCCTTCAGCCACGCCGTCAGATGCGACAGGCCGGGGGCGACGAACCACGGATAATAGGATGGCGGAAATACCAGGACGGCGTCGGTCATCGGGCACGCTCCTCATCCGCGAAGGGGAGGCGCGCGCCTCTGGGCGTGGCATGACCGGCAGCACCGGCGACGCACGCATGCAGTCCTCACCGCATCATCATCGGTCTTATGAGGCGCGCAGGAAAATTGGTGCCGGAGGCAGGACTTGAACCTGCAAGGACGCGAAGATCCTGTCAGATGATCGGCAAGCCGAAAATCCGGTGTCTACCAGTTTCACCACTCCGGCAGATACGGAACCGGGCACTCTGGTCTTCTCCTCATCACGGCCATACAGGCCGATACCCCGGTATCCATGACAATGATGGTATTTTGACTCGATGCCATCGATCAACTGAAAATTGATTGACTGACCGGAAAAATGTCATTTGCGCTCACAGGCTGACCAGCCCCACCACGGCACCGGTCATGCAGGTGGCAATCGTGCCCGATACCAGACTGAGCGGCGCCAGACGCACGATGTCGGCACGCCGTTCCGGCACCATCGCGATCATGCCGCCGATCATGATGCCCAGGCTGCCGATATTGGCGAAGCTCGACAGGGCATAGGTCAGGATCAGCCGCGATCTGGGGCTGAAGGCCGAGGGATCGGCGGCGAAATTCAGGAACGCGACCAGTTCGTTGACCACGACCTTGGTGCCGAGCAAGGGGGCCGCGGCCAGCGCCTCGGTCCAGCTCATGCCCATGGCCCAGGCGATCGGCGCCATGATCCAGCCCAGCATGCGTTCCAGGGTCAGCGGCGCGCCGCCGATATCGCCGCCCAGGCCCAGAACCATATTGGCGAGCGCCGCCAGCGCGATGCCGGCGATCAGCATCGCCACCACGTTGATCAGAAGATTGATCCCGTTCAGCACCCCCACCACCGCGGCCTCCAGGCTGCTGGACGCCTCGGATGGCGGTGCATCCACGTCCTCCGCAAGGACACCGTCCGGTGTCGTGGCAGCCATGGCCGGCATCATCACCATCGCCACCACCAGTGCTGCCGGGGCCGAAATCAGCGATGCGGTCAGCAACTGGCCGATCGGGTCGTCGATCACGCCGGTCAGGAACACCGCATAAAGCACCATCATGTTGCCGGCGAGTGTCGACAGCCCCGCCGTCATCACCATGAACAGCTCAGAGTTGGTCAGACGGGCCAGATAGGGGCGCACGAACAGCGGTGCCTCCACCATGCCCACGAAGACATTGGCGGCGGTCGACACACCCACCGCGCCGCCGACACCGAAGCTGCGCCGCAGCAGCCGGGCAAACAGCCGCACGAACAGCGGGATCACCCGCCAGTGATACAGCAGCCCGGCGATCGCCCCGATCACCAGGATCAGCGGCAGGCCCTGGAAGGCCAGGACGAAGCTGTTGGCCGGCGTGACCGCATCGAAGGGCGGCGCACCACCGCCCAGATAGCCGAACACCACCGAAGTGCCGGCGCGGGTTGCGGCTTCCAGCGCCGACACTGCCCGATTGGCCCAGACGAAGGCCAGTTGCACCGGTGGCAGTTTCAATAGCACCAGCGCGATGACCACCTGCACCACCAGCCCGATGCCCACCGCCCGCCAGGACACGCCACGTGGCATCCGGCCGATGATCCAGGCCAGCGCCACCAGCAGAAGCAGCCCAAGCCCGCTCTGTGCGACGCCCGCCAGGGCGCCACCGGTCATTCCGTCCATCATCAGCCCCGCCCCTTGGCCCCGTCCGTCGATGCTGCCCGCCTCAACCCCGGCGGGAAGTGCTCCCCGGCACCGATATTAGGCCGCCGGACCGGTCGTGACCAGACAAGGGACCGCGTCACGCGGACGTGGCCGTCGCCGTCAACGCATTGGCATCGATCCGGTCAAGCGACCGGCCGATCAGCAGATCATGGTCGCGCTTGACCAGATCGCGGAGGTAATCGGCGACCGTGCGCACCCGCACGATGTCGCGCAGATCGGCATGGGTCACCAGCCAGAAGCTGCGGGTGATGCTGCTCTCCTTCGGAATCACCGGCACCAGCCCCGGTGCCGTCGCCGCCACGAAGCAGGGCAGGATGCACAGGCCCAGACCGTCGATGGCGGCATCGCGCTGCACGATCAGGCTGGTGGAGCGCATCACCACCTGCGGCGTGCGCACCAGCTTGTCGAGATAGCGCAGTTCCGGGGCGAAGATCAGATCGTCGACATAGCCGATGAAATCATGGGTCTCCAGATCCTTCAGGCTGCGCGGCGTGCCCATGCGTTCCAGATAGGCGGGGCTCGCATAAAGACACAGCCGGTAATCGGTCAGCTTGCGTGCCACCAGCCGGCCGGAGGTCGGGCGCGCCAGCCCGATCGCCAGATCGGCTTCCCGCTTCGACAGGCTGAGATAGCGCGGCGCCGCGACCAGATCGATCTGGATGCCCGGATGGGCCGCAAAGAAACGATGCAGCCGCGCGCCCAGAAACGCCGACGCGAAGC
This window harbors:
- a CDS encoding NupC/NupG family nucleoside CNT transporter, encoding MTGGALAGVAQSGLGLLLLVALAWIIGRMPRGVSWRAVGIGLVVQVVIALVLLKLPPVQLAFVWANRAVSALEAATRAGTSVVFGYLGGGAPPFDAVTPANSFVLAFQGLPLILVIGAIAGLLYHWRVIPLFVRLFARLLRRSFGVGGAVGVSTAANVFVGMVEAPLFVRPYLARLTNSELFMVMTAGLSTLAGNMMVLYAVFLTGVIDDPIGQLLTASLISAPAALVVAMVMMPAMAATTPDGVLAEDVDAPPSEASSSLEAAVVGVLNGINLLINVVAMLIAGIALAALANMVLGLGGDIGGAPLTLERMLGWIMAPIAWAMGMSWTEALAAAPLLGTKVVVNELVAFLNFAADPSAFSPRSRLILTYALSSFANIGSLGIMIGGMIAMVPERRADIVRLAPLSLVSGTIATCMTGAVVGLVSL
- a CDS encoding LysR family transcriptional regulator; the protein is MHTLREAPMFDWNDLRFFLEVSRRGRLVTAARHLAVDHTTVSRRIQALEERMNTKLFDRTPAGYSLTPAGAQLVEYAEAMETTAFAIQESIAGQDLHLSGTVRLGAPEGFASAFLGARLHRFFAAHPGIQIDLVAAPRYLSLSKREADLAIGLARPTSGRLVARKLTDYRLCLYASPAYLERMGTPRSLKDLETHDFIGYVDDLIFAPELRYLDKLVRTPQVVMRSTSLIVQRDAAIDGLGLCILPCFVAATAPGLVPVIPKESSITRSFWLVTHADLRDIVRVRTVADYLRDLVKRDHDLLIGRSLDRIDANALTATATSA